One window of Helicobacter winghamensis ATCC BAA-430 genomic DNA carries:
- a CDS encoding phosphatidylglycerol lysyltransferase domain-containing protein — protein sequence MERYAFSYEALSAQNVNELINTYQAWFGKISDNASDGLRNEYVGIIESLKEFENLDFQGGILRVDEKIIAFSFGEPLNKDTIVIHIEKADIEFQGAYQAINREFLANAWSNYKLVNREEDLGIEGLRKAKQSYQPLYLQEKFDAILKEN from the coding sequence ATAGAACGCTATGCCTTTAGTTATGAAGCCCTAAGCGCGCAAAATGTTAATGAACTTATCAACACTTATCAAGCTTGGTTTGGAAAAATTAGTGATAACGCAAGCGATGGATTGCGCAATGAATATGTAGGAATCATAGAATCTTTAAAAGAATTTGAAAATCTTGACTTTCAAGGTGGAATCTTACGCGTAGATGAAAAAATCATCGCCTTTAGTTTTGGTGAACCGCTAAACAAAGATACAATCGTTATCCACATTGAAAAGGCAGATATTGAGTTTCAAGGCGCCTATCAAGCAATCAATAGAGAATTTCTAGCAAATGCGTGGAGTAACTATAAGCTTGTTAATCGTGAAGAAGACCTAGGCATTGAAGGCTTAAGAAAGGCAAAACAATCCTATCAGCCACTATATCTACAGGAAAAATTTGATGCCATCTTAAAAGAAAATTAA
- a CDS encoding cache domain-containing protein codes for MEQSVISILNNYVPMVQRYQSQFSSLNTLLSKTTLTGKISSLDIAENLFDYMEKTQEKFENLQDELIHTIMKQNFHNAYEEALTSAKLVGGMIGSFVKGCHESVLELSKNRILHNLSVDFANATEKEKSKESLEKILNILQKFCKNSEQSYKDIFLYSSDGTLLERIKYAEDQENNPKTKLQNVLETGSIESYAEYCQKVDFYYTAEESDKPELFFVVPLRANRESATNITLVLVVNIQEKAKGILEQFPYRLPQGNLVVINERERVVFSDNVRIFPIGQILSLSKHGEYSFLENRSKTCMVAINAINGLEHLESAIKMCSVCRIVPLYAAFDAKRQVSREINDSLLENSLLVTEELDRVIAEGENINEELGDVVINGEIIASKSHSYALNPILNNIRILSEEMNTLCIQSTGELQKGIYNALFNIVEYYSKYLVFSLDRLFAKAIRDVEQVSENADLVTYLSAQENATDIEIKAHLVSLEQDFTYFHNIILFDKDGTILLNGLDDNTLNKKKVNFCGATGSDGVVVSNFESTSLYENKPTILMYRYLKDSTHRFVGGILFVLDFAKIQEFLNGVLPKESEIISEESEIFSVVFDDNKNVLATTKSDLNFDEFLHNDVIDFKNLKKINQIVKIGQKHYLVCSDFSNAQQSIFTEYTRRTLHSVIFVAVKEDRVD; via the coding sequence ATGGAGCAATCTGTCATTAGTATTCTAAATAATTATGTTCCAATGGTGCAACGCTATCAATCGCAATTTTCATCATTAAACACTTTGTTAAGTAAAACAACCTTAACAGGAAAAATCAGCTCCCTTGATATTGCTGAAAATTTATTTGATTATATGGAGAAAACTCAAGAAAAATTTGAAAATCTTCAAGATGAATTAATCCATACAATTATGAAGCAAAATTTTCATAATGCTTATGAGGAGGCATTAACTTCAGCAAAATTGGTAGGGGGAATGATTGGAAGTTTTGTTAAGGGTTGCCATGAAAGTGTTTTAGAGCTTTCTAAAAACAGAATATTACATAATCTTTCTGTGGATTTTGCCAATGCAACAGAAAAGGAAAAATCCAAAGAATCTTTAGAAAAGATTTTAAATATTTTACAAAAATTTTGTAAGAATTCTGAACAATCTTATAAAGATATTTTTCTGTATAGCAGTGATGGAACTTTGCTTGAGCGTATAAAATATGCAGAAGATCAAGAGAATAATCCAAAAACAAAGCTTCAAAATGTGCTAGAAACCGGTAGTATAGAATCTTATGCGGAATATTGTCAGAAGGTTGATTTTTATTACACAGCAGAAGAATCTGATAAGCCAGAATTGTTTTTTGTGGTTCCATTGCGTGCAAATAGAGAGTCTGCTACCAATATAACATTAGTATTAGTTGTAAATATCCAAGAGAAAGCCAAAGGGATTTTAGAGCAGTTTCCTTATCGTTTGCCACAGGGGAATTTGGTTGTGATAAATGAGAGAGAGCGCGTTGTTTTTTCAGATAATGTGCGTATATTTCCTATCGGTCAGATTTTATCTTTAAGCAAGCACGGGGAATATAGTTTTTTAGAGAATCGCTCTAAAACTTGTATGGTAGCTATTAATGCAATCAATGGATTGGAACATTTAGAGAGTGCAATTAAAATGTGCAGTGTTTGCAGGATTGTGCCTTTATACGCAGCATTTGACGCAAAGCGTCAAGTTAGCAGAGAAATCAATGATTCTTTATTGGAGAATTCTTTGCTTGTAACAGAAGAACTTGATCGCGTAATTGCTGAAGGTGAAAATATCAATGAAGAGCTTGGGGATGTGGTAATTAATGGTGAAATTATTGCTTCAAAAAGCCATTCTTACGCACTAAATCCAATTTTAAACAACATTAGAATCTTAAGCGAAGAGATGAATACTCTATGTATTCAATCAACAGGGGAACTACAAAAAGGAATCTATAATGCGCTTTTTAATATCGTAGAGTATTACTCTAAGTATCTCGTATTTAGTTTAGATAGACTTTTTGCAAAAGCCATTAGAGATGTGGAGCAAGTTAGTGAAAATGCGGATTTAGTAACATATCTTAGCGCACAAGAAAATGCAACAGATATTGAGATTAAGGCACATTTAGTATCTTTAGAACAAGATTTTACTTATTTTCACAATATTATTTTGTTTGATAAAGATGGCACAATCTTGCTAAATGGGCTTGATGATAATACTTTAAATAAAAAGAAGGTTAATTTTTGTGGCGCGACAGGTTCAGATGGAGTAGTTGTATCAAATTTTGAATCAACATCTTTATATGAGAATAAGCCTACAATATTAATGTATCGCTATTTAAAAGATTCTACGCATCGTTTTGTGGGTGGAATCTTATTTGTGCTTGATTTTGCCAAAATTCAAGAGTTTTTAAATGGAGTCTTACCTAAGGAATCTGAAATTATTTCAGAAGAAAGTGAAATTTTTAGTGTCGTGTTTGATGATAATAAGAATGTTTTGGCAACTACAAAAAGTGATTTAAATTTTGATGAGTTTTTGCATAATGATGTGATTGATTTTAAAAATCTTAAAAAAATCAATCAAATTGTGAAAATTGGACAGAAACATTATCTTGTTTGTAGTGACTTTTCCAATGCACAACAGAGCATATTTACAGAATACACAAGAAGAACTTTGCACTCTGTGATTTTTGTAGCAGTTAAAGAGGATAGAGTGGATTAA
- a CDS encoding cytochrome-c peroxidase → MSLSTLVVASALTLNAAGSSLLQSARDNGLAPLPSNQDEVEAIFKEMNLKFTPFSEEKAELGKKLYFEPRLSKSGLISCNTCHNLGMGGADGISAAVGHKWTANPSHLNSPTVYNSVLNNVQFWDGRAGTLADQAKGPIEAEPEMATPAKLAVEKIFSMPEYKAEFEKIYGKKGLTFDNIADAIATFERTLITPSRYDAFLKGNENALSKEEKKGLEVFMDKGCTACHSGPNLGGTMQAFEVVNKYKFANIGNFKGDENGMVKTPTLRNVAETAPYFHNGAIWSLTDAIKEMGSTQLGIKISNKEAKQIATFLNALTGEKPKIIYPQLPASTEKTPKPEL, encoded by the coding sequence ATGTCGTTATCTACGCTTGTTGTTGCCTCTGCCTTGACGCTAAATGCAGCGGGTTCTAGCTTGCTTCAAAGTGCAAGGGATAATGGGCTTGCACCATTGCCTAGTAATCAAGATGAAGTGGAAGCAATTTTTAAAGAGATGAATTTGAAATTTACTCCTTTTTCTGAAGAAAAGGCAGAGCTTGGTAAAAAGCTATATTTTGAGCCGCGTTTATCTAAAAGTGGTTTAATTTCATGTAATACCTGTCATAATCTAGGTATGGGTGGAGCGGATGGAATTTCAGCGGCTGTTGGACATAAATGGACAGCAAATCCTAGCCATTTGAATTCTCCAACGGTTTATAATTCTGTGTTAAATAATGTCCAATTTTGGGATGGGCGTGCTGGGACATTAGCGGATCAAGCAAAAGGTCCTATTGAAGCGGAGCCTGAGATGGCAACTCCTGCAAAACTTGCGGTGGAAAAAATCTTCTCTATGCCAGAATATAAAGCAGAGTTTGAAAAAATCTATGGCAAAAAAGGATTAACATTTGATAATATTGCTGATGCGATTGCAACTTTTGAGCGTACTTTAATTACTCCTTCGCGTTATGATGCGTTCTTAAAGGGTAATGAAAATGCACTAAGCAAGGAAGAGAAAAAGGGTTTGGAAGTCTTTATGGATAAGGGTTGCACAGCTTGTCATTCAGGTCCAAATCTCGGTGGAACAATGCAGGCATTTGAGGTTGTTAATAAATACAAGTTTGCAAATATTGGAAATTTTAAAGGTGATGAAAATGGAATGGTAAAAACTCCAACATTGCGTAATGTTGCTGAAACTGCACCATATTTTCATAATGGAGCAATTTGGAGCTTGACAGATGCTATTAAAGAGATGGGAAGTACGCAACTAGGGATTAAAATTTCTAATAAAGAAGCAAAGCAAATTGCAACTTTCTTGAATGCATTAACGGGTGAAAAGCCAAAAATAATCTATCCACAACTTCCAGCTTCTACGGAAAAAACACCAAAACCAGAGCTTTAA
- the acnB gene encoding bifunctional aconitate hydratase 2/2-methylisocitrate dehydratase, which translates to MSFFEEYNKQVQERAKQNIPPLPLTREQTLEVIALLKKGERVQDLVDLLSNRVSPGVDEAAQVKAEFLDSIVEGKEKIDGISSVEAIKLLGTMLGGYNINPLIKALKSSNSTLAKAAADALKHTLLVYDAFNEVVEISKSNAYAKEVLESWANAEWFLSKPALDEKITAVVFKIDGETNTDDLSPAGDAFTRSDIPLHAQAMLKTRTQNAFSRIEKLKEKGYPLVYVGDVVGTGSSRKSACNSLVWHMGREIPYIPNKKAGGLVIGGVIAPIFFNTCEDSGCLPIVAPVTELNEGDVIEIYPFKGEIHKNGVVVSKFDLKPNTMADEIRAGGRINLIIGRGLTAKAREALGMPKEEIFAKPAQPNSSAKGFSLAQKMVGRACGVEGILPGTYCEPRVSTVGSQDTTGAMTRDEVKELASLGFSADFVLQSFCHTAAYPKPADVKLHATLPQFMSSRGGVALRPGDGVIHSWLNRMVLPDTVGTGGDSHTRFPIGISFPAGSGLVAFAAVTGSMPLDMPESVLVRFSGELQPGITLRDLVNAIPYYAIKQGLLTVEKKGKKNIFSGRILEIEGLPDLKVEQAFELSDASAERSAAACSVALNKEPIIEYLKSNITLINAMIEAGYQDAKTLQRRAQKMQEWIDNPVLLQADSNAEYAAVIEINLNEVTEPILACPNDPDDVATLSEILSDSKRSHKVDEVFVGSCMTNIGHYRALGEVLRGEGMVPTTLWVAPPTKMDAKQLTDEGYYALFGAAGARIEIPGCSLCMGNQARVRDNAVVFSTSTRNFDNRMGKGAQVYLGSAELAAACALLGRIPSKQEYLNLIPKKIAGKGKQIYRYLNFNLLQDYTL; encoded by the coding sequence ATGAGTTTCTTTGAAGAATATAATAAACAAGTTCAAGAGAGAGCTAAACAAAACATTCCCCCTTTACCATTAACTAGGGAGCAAACGCTAGAAGTAATTGCATTGTTAAAAAAGGGTGAGAGGGTGCAAGATCTTGTAGATTTGCTATCAAATCGCGTAAGTCCTGGCGTTGATGAAGCAGCACAAGTGAAAGCAGAATTTTTGGATTCCATAGTTGAGGGCAAGGAAAAGATTGATGGAATCTCAAGTGTTGAAGCCATTAAGTTGCTTGGCACGATGCTTGGAGGGTATAATATTAATCCTTTGATTAAAGCGTTAAAGTCTAGCAATTCCACGCTTGCAAAAGCGGCAGCCGATGCCTTGAAGCATACTTTGCTTGTGTATGATGCATTTAATGAAGTGGTGGAAATCTCTAAAAGTAATGCCTATGCTAAGGAAGTTTTGGAATCTTGGGCAAATGCGGAGTGGTTTTTAAGCAAACCTGCATTAGATGAGAAAATTACAGCAGTTGTGTTTAAGATTGACGGAGAAACAAACACCGATGATTTAAGCCCGGCTGGAGATGCATTTACAAGAAGCGATATTCCATTGCACGCGCAAGCAATGCTAAAGACTAGAACGCAAAATGCTTTTAGCAGAATTGAAAAGCTTAAAGAAAAGGGTTATCCACTAGTGTATGTGGGTGATGTTGTAGGCACTGGAAGCTCTAGGAAGTCGGCTTGCAACTCTCTTGTGTGGCATATGGGGCGTGAGATTCCATATATTCCAAACAAAAAGGCTGGTGGATTAGTGATTGGTGGGGTGATTGCACCGATTTTCTTTAATACCTGTGAAGATAGTGGTTGTTTGCCAATTGTTGCTCCTGTAACGGAACTAAATGAAGGTGATGTGATTGAGATTTATCCTTTTAAAGGGGAGATTCATAAAAATGGCGTAGTTGTTTCTAAATTTGATTTAAAGCCAAACACAATGGCTGATGAAATCCGTGCTGGCGGGAGAATTAACCTTATTATTGGGCGCGGATTAACAGCTAAGGCTAGAGAAGCGTTAGGTATGCCAAAAGAAGAGATTTTTGCAAAGCCTGCACAGCCAAATTCTAGTGCGAAAGGTTTTAGTTTGGCGCAAAAAATGGTAGGGCGTGCTTGTGGGGTAGAGGGAATTTTGCCTGGAACTTATTGTGAGCCACGCGTTAGCACGGTGGGAAGTCAAGATACAACGGGAGCAATGACAAGAGACGAAGTAAAGGAGCTTGCGTCTTTAGGTTTTAGTGCAGATTTTGTATTGCAAAGTTTCTGCCATACCGCCGCTTATCCAAAGCCTGCTGATGTGAAATTGCACGCAACCTTGCCACAATTTATGAGTAGTCGTGGGGGAGTTGCGTTGCGTCCAGGAGATGGGGTAATCCATTCTTGGTTAAATCGTATGGTGTTACCTGATACGGTTGGAACGGGTGGAGATTCTCACACAAGATTCCCTATTGGAATTAGTTTTCCAGCAGGGAGTGGCTTGGTTGCCTTTGCAGCAGTTACAGGCTCTATGCCACTTGATATGCCAGAATCTGTGCTTGTGCGCTTTAGTGGAGAGTTACAACCGGGTATTACACTTAGGGATTTGGTCAATGCGATTCCATATTATGCGATTAAGCAAGGATTATTAACCGTTGAAAAAAAGGGTAAAAAGAATATTTTTAGCGGTAGAATTTTAGAAATTGAAGGTTTGCCAGATTTAAAAGTCGAGCAAGCTTTTGAGCTTAGTGATGCAAGTGCAGAGAGAAGTGCAGCAGCGTGCAGTGTTGCGCTAAATAAAGAGCCTATTATTGAGTATTTAAAGTCTAATATTACGCTCATTAATGCGATGATTGAAGCAGGTTATCAAGATGCAAAAACACTTCAAAGAAGGGCGCAAAAAATGCAAGAGTGGATTGATAATCCTGTATTGTTACAAGCAGATTCTAATGCAGAATATGCAGCTGTGATTGAGATTAATTTAAATGAAGTAACGGAGCCGATTTTAGCGTGCCCAAATGATCCTGATGATGTCGCAACACTTAGTGAGATTTTAAGCGACTCTAAACGCTCTCACAAAGTTGATGAAGTGTTTGTAGGAAGCTGTATGACAAATATTGGGCATTATCGCGCACTTGGTGAAGTTTTGCGCGGAGAAGGAATGGTGCCTACAACACTTTGGGTAGCACCGCCTACTAAAATGGATGCAAAACAACTCACAGATGAAGGATATTATGCTCTTTTTGGGGCAGCTGGGGCTAGAATTGAGATTCCGGGTTGTAGCTTATGTATGGGAAATCAAGCGCGCGTTAGAGATAATGCTGTGGTGTTTTCAACTTCTACAAGAAATTTTGATAATCGTATGGGAAAAGGGGCGCAAGTGTATCTAGGGAGTGCAGAACTTGCAGCAGCTTGCGCTTTGCTGGGAAGGATTCCAAGTAAGCAAGAGTATTTAAACTTAATTCCTAAAAAGATTGCAGGCAAAGGGAAGCAAATCTATCGCTATTTAAATTTTAATCTCTTACAGGATTACACGCTTTAA
- the cysK gene encoding cysteine synthase A yields MKIIHSITETIGNTPLLKLEKLSKECGANIFAKCEFLNPTSSIKDRIALGMIEDALQSKRITKDTILIEPTSGNTGIGLASVCAAKGIKLILTMPESMSIERRRLMSALGAELVLTSKEKGMKGAVEKAAEIQASTPNSMILQQFQNPSNPKAHKETTAIEILDALENQVDIFISAVGTGGTLSGVGSVLKQRNLNTKIIAIEPINSAVLSGEAPGPHKIQGIGAGFIPDTLDRSLIDDILKVDVEWAYKEAREIAKNEGILIGISSGANLWAAREIAKSNPGKNIVTILCDTGERYLSTELYEE; encoded by the coding sequence ATGAAAATTATCCATTCTATTACCGAAACAATTGGTAATACTCCACTTCTAAAACTAGAAAAACTCTCCAAAGAATGCGGGGCAAATATTTTTGCAAAATGTGAATTTTTAAATCCTACTAGCTCTATAAAAGACAGAATTGCATTAGGAATGATTGAAGATGCATTGCAAAGTAAAAGAATCACAAAAGATACAATCTTAATTGAACCAACAAGTGGTAACACAGGTATCGGACTTGCTTCAGTCTGTGCGGCAAAGGGTATCAAACTCATCTTAACAATGCCAGAATCTATGAGTATAGAACGCCGCCGCCTTATGTCAGCACTTGGTGCAGAACTTGTGCTAACTTCCAAAGAAAAGGGAATGAAAGGCGCAGTAGAGAAAGCTGCAGAAATTCAAGCAAGCACACCAAATTCTATGATTTTACAACAATTTCAAAATCCTTCAAACCCCAAAGCACACAAAGAAACAACTGCGATAGAAATTTTAGATGCATTGGAGAATCAAGTAGATATTTTTATTTCTGCAGTTGGAACAGGTGGCACCTTAAGTGGAGTTGGCTCCGTCTTAAAACAACGTAATCTCAATACAAAAATCATCGCTATCGAACCTATAAATTCCGCTGTATTAAGCGGAGAAGCACCAGGACCACACAAAATTCAAGGAATTGGAGCAGGATTTATTCCAGATACATTAGATAGAAGCCTAATTGATGATATTTTAAAAGTTGATGTAGAATGGGCATACAAAGAAGCACGCGAAATTGCCAAAAATGAAGGGATTTTAATTGGAATTTCAAGCGGTGCAAATCTATGGGCAGCACGCGAAATTGCCAAAAGCAATCCAGGAAAAAATATCGTAACCATTCTTTGTGATACAGGGGAACGCTATTTAAGCACTGAGCTTTATGAAGAATAA
- the thiC gene encoding phosphomethylpyrimidine synthase ThiC → MRSKWVESRQNDAIRTQLHYAKKGIITQEMEYVANIEHLNPEVVRKEIAKGRLILPANINHTNLEPMGIGIATRTKINSNIGSSALASSIDEEVQKTLISIKYGADTIMDLSTGGDLDSIREAVIKHSSVPIGTVPIYQILHDVKNDINALTIDKMLEVMERQAKQGVSYFTIHCGFLLEHMPRLAKRKMGVVSRGGSLMAAWMMHYHKQNPFYEAFDDILAICQKYDVSLSLGDSLRPGCLADSSDEAQLGELKVLGELTLRAWEKDVQVMIEGPGHVPLNEIERNVELQKELCHEAPFYVLGPLVTDIAAGYDHIASAIGAAIAAWKGVAMLCYVTPKEHLGLPNAKDVREGIIAYKIAAHAADIARGRTNARLRDDAMSNARYNFDWNKQFELALDPERAREYHDESLPQEVFKDAKFCSMCGPKFCSYKISQDIIENTKEKEVV, encoded by the coding sequence ATGCGAAGTAAATGGGTGGAATCCCGACAAAACGATGCAATACGCACACAACTACATTATGCAAAAAAAGGCATTATTACACAAGAAATGGAATATGTCGCAAACATAGAACATTTAAATCCAGAAGTTGTGCGAAAAGAGATTGCCAAAGGACGATTGATTTTGCCTGCAAATATTAATCACACAAACCTAGAACCTATGGGCATTGGAATCGCAACGCGCACAAAAATTAATTCAAACATAGGAAGCTCTGCACTTGCAAGTTCTATTGATGAAGAAGTGCAAAAAACACTTATTTCTATCAAGTATGGAGCAGATACAATTATGGATTTAAGCACAGGGGGGGATTTAGATTCCATTAGAGAAGCTGTTATCAAGCACTCTAGCGTGCCAATAGGAACTGTGCCAATTTATCAAATTTTACATGATGTCAAAAACGATATTAACGCACTCACCATTGATAAAATGCTAGAAGTTATGGAGCGACAGGCAAAACAAGGAGTGAGTTATTTCACAATTCATTGCGGATTTTTACTAGAGCATATGCCGCGCCTTGCAAAGCGTAAAATGGGAGTTGTTAGTCGCGGTGGTAGTTTAATGGCGGCTTGGATGATGCACTATCATAAGCAAAATCCTTTCTATGAAGCCTTTGATGATATTTTAGCAATTTGTCAAAAATATGATGTATCCTTAAGCCTTGGGGATTCCTTACGACCGGGCTGTTTAGCCGATTCTAGTGATGAAGCGCAACTAGGCGAACTTAAAGTGTTGGGCGAACTCACACTTAGAGCTTGGGAAAAAGATGTACAAGTAATGATTGAAGGACCAGGACATGTGCCACTAAACGAGATTGAACGCAATGTGGAATTACAAAAAGAACTTTGCCACGAAGCACCTTTTTATGTGCTAGGACCACTTGTTACAGACATAGCCGCTGGATACGATCATATTGCTTCAGCAATAGGAGCAGCAATTGCCGCTTGGAAGGGCGTTGCAATGCTATGTTATGTAACTCCAAAAGAACATTTAGGCTTACCAAATGCAAAAGATGTGCGCGAAGGGATTATCGCTTATAAAATCGCAGCGCACGCAGCAGATATTGCAAGAGGTAGAACCAATGCAAGACTTAGAGATGATGCAATGAGTAACGCGCGCTATAATTTTGATTGGAATAAGCAATTTGAGCTTGCTCTAGATCCTGAAAGAGCGCGTGAATACCACGATGAGAGTTTGCCTCAAGAAGTGTTTAAAGATGCGAAATTTTGCTCAATGTGCGGACCTAAGTTTTGTAGTTACAAAATTTCACAAGATATTATAGAAAATACTAAAGAGAAGGAAGTAGTATGA
- a CDS encoding Mrp/NBP35 family ATP-binding protein — translation MNQEQLINCLKEVIYPNFEKDIVTFGFVKETLTEGDSVAIRVEIPSASSEVADKLREAITQKLNAQGVTKINLDIKQPKPQAQTQKPQGTKNLAPQIKNFIMVSSGKGGVGKSTTSVNLAIALAQQGKKVALLDADIYGPNVPRMLGLEKDKPEVDQKLKKLIPLQAYGIEMISMGVLYDEGQSLIWRGPMIIRAIEQMLSDVLWGELDVMVIDMPPGTGDAQLTLAQSVPVTAGVAVSTPQKVALDDGARALDMFAKLKIPLAGIVENMSGFICPGCGEEYDIFGKGTTSEVANAFNTQVLAQIPIEPIVREGGDSGKPIVYFHPESKSAKEYLKAAKLLWDFIEEVNTKKLADNAEIQPINTGKSACSS, via the coding sequence ATGAACCAAGAACAACTAATTAATTGCTTAAAAGAAGTGATTTATCCAAATTTTGAAAAAGATATTGTAACCTTTGGATTTGTTAAAGAAACGCTTACAGAAGGTGATTCCGTGGCAATTCGCGTAGAAATTCCATCAGCTTCAAGTGAAGTTGCAGATAAGTTGCGTGAAGCCATCACGCAAAAGCTAAATGCACAAGGTGTTACGAAAATCAACTTAGATATTAAGCAACCAAAGCCGCAGGCACAAACACAAAAGCCACAAGGCACGAAAAATTTGGCTCCACAGATTAAAAATTTTATAATGGTAAGTAGTGGAAAAGGAGGTGTTGGTAAATCCACGACAAGCGTAAATCTAGCAATTGCTCTAGCTCAACAAGGAAAAAAAGTTGCATTGCTTGATGCAGATATTTATGGTCCAAATGTCCCTAGAATGTTAGGCTTAGAAAAAGATAAACCAGAAGTAGATCAAAAGCTTAAAAAACTCATTCCGCTACAAGCCTATGGAATTGAAATGATTTCTATGGGCGTTCTTTATGATGAAGGGCAAAGCTTAATTTGGCGCGGTCCTATGATTATTCGCGCGATTGAACAAATGTTAAGTGATGTTCTATGGGGAGAGCTTGATGTTATGGTGATTGATATGCCACCAGGAACTGGCGATGCACAACTTACTTTAGCACAAAGTGTGCCCGTAACAGCTGGCGTTGCTGTATCCACTCCACAAAAAGTCGCCCTTGATGATGGCGCAAGAGCCTTAGATATGTTTGCAAAACTTAAGATTCCACTTGCTGGGATTGTAGAAAATATGAGTGGTTTTATTTGTCCAGGCTGCGGTGAAGAATACGATATTTTTGGAAAAGGCACAACAAGTGAAGTCGCAAATGCGTTTAATACACAGGTGTTAGCACAGATTCCTATTGAACCTATTGTGCGTGAAGGTGGTGATAGTGGAAAGCCTATTGTGTATTTCCACCCAGAGTCCAAATCGGCAAAAGAATATTTAAAAGCTGCAAAATTATTATGGGATTTCATTGAAGAAGTCAATACAAAAAAACTTGCTGATAATGCAGAGATTCAGCCAATTAACACAGGCAAATCCGCCTGCTCATCTTAA
- a CDS encoding autotransporter outer membrane beta-barrel domain-containing protein → MNIGTLENGIQNDGGKIERVENTGVIKTNNNGIHLFNNNTKDIIKIEKWYVKSAQKITLKEHENLGNVGNDGDSRIILGGDGASVVDFSDATLLIDANQYQKNVYFKVDNVVLLKEQGNLTSANATPKDIVDKSGTRTFNVIYNPQAGTFIIDPLATAMAGGFFADYLVNYLQRRNISMNQLIRYEEEKMHSKPTDVAHIFVVPYYAYDDFDLSSRNGNAEISTNGIVTGWHYFSDYGIIGGFLGYEDSNGDINITDSNAYRDVAGDVKGVFAGLRYKRYFYENGSHKISWNNQVKFGSYKADMHKIVNDKYFQDSAKVWNYAVESIINYDYSLQSDYGESILSLGAGVKYDGLRVDAFELQTKSQKRSENFYGADVTLRALHKIGNISGVLEVGMYRLFNSEIKARYGEDEDSFKVPDNYRFLQTGLIYDVNENIYFSLNYSALFADNGASHLGSLAFNVKW, encoded by the coding sequence GTGAATATTGGAACGCTAGAGAATGGAATTCAAAATGATGGTGGTAAAATTGAGAGAGTAGAGAATACAGGAGTAATCAAGACCAACAATAATGGAATTCACTTATTTAATAATAACACAAAAGATATAATTAAAATTGAAAAATGGTATGTTAAAAGTGCTCAAAAAATCACTTTAAAAGAACACGAAAATTTAGGAAATGTTGGGAATGACGGAGATTCTAGGATTATTCTTGGGGGAGATGGAGCAAGTGTTGTAGATTTTTCTGATGCCACACTTTTAATTGATGCAAATCAATATCAAAAGAATGTTTATTTTAAGGTTGATAATGTTGTGTTGTTAAAGGAACAAGGTAATTTAACAAGCGCAAATGCTACTCCAAAAGATATTGTTGATAAAAGTGGCACTAGAACTTTTAATGTTATCTATAATCCACAGGCTGGTACTTTTATTATTGATCCACTTGCTACGGCGATGGCTGGAGGATTTTTTGCAGATTACCTTGTGAATTATCTACAAAGACGCAATATCTCTATGAATCAACTCATAAGATATGAAGAAGAAAAAATGCACTCTAAGCCAACAGATGTTGCACATATTTTTGTTGTTCCTTATTATGCATATGATGATTTTGATTTGTCTTCTAGAAATGGAAATGCAGAAATTTCCACCAATGGGATTGTAACAGGATGGCATTATTTTAGTGATTATGGAATTATTGGTGGATTTTTAGGATATGAAGATTCTAATGGGGATATTAATATTACAGACTCTAATGCGTACCGTGATGTTGCTGGAGATGTCAAGGGTGTATTTGCTGGATTGCGTTATAAGAGATATTTTTATGAGAATGGCTCACACAAGATTTCTTGGAATAATCAAGTTAAGTTTGGTAGTTACAAAGCAGATATGCATAAAATCGTTAATGATAAATATTTTCAAGATAGTGCAAAAGTATGGAATTATGCAGTAGAGTCCATTATAAACTATGATTATAGTTTGCAATCTGATTATGGAGAGAGTATATTATCTCTAGGAGCTGGAGTAAAGTATGATGGTTTAAGGGTTGATGCATTTGAGCTTCAAACAAAAAGTCAAAAAAGGAGTGAAAATTTTTATGGGGCTGATGTGACTTTGCGTGCGCTTCATAAAATTGGTAATATCTCAGGTGTGCTAGAAGTTGGAATGTATAGACTTTTTAATAGTGAGATTAAAGCTCGATATGGAGAAGATGAGGACTCTTTTAAAGTTCCAGATAATTATAGATTTTTACAGACAGGGCTTATATATGATGTGAATGAAAACATATACTTTTCTTTAAATTATAGTGCGTTATTTGCAGATAACGGAGCATCGCATTTGGGCTCTTTAGCTTTTAATGTGAAGTGGTGA